A single Musa acuminata AAA Group cultivar baxijiao chromosome BXJ2-1, Cavendish_Baxijiao_AAA, whole genome shotgun sequence DNA region contains:
- the LOC103983766 gene encoding large ribosomal subunit protein eL20, with product MGNFRFHQYQVVGRALPTETEEHPKIYRMKLWATNEVRAKSKFWYFLRKLKKVKKSNGQVLAINEIFERKPTKIKNYGVWLRYQSRTGYHNMYKEYRDTTLNGAVEQMYNEMASRHRVRQHCIQIIKTATIPSKLCKRESTKQFHDSKIKFPLVFKKVRPPSRKLKTTYKASRPNLFK from the exons ATGGGCAACTTCAGG TTTCATCAGTACCAGGTGGTCGGTCGAGCCCTCCCGACCGAGACGGAGGAGCACCCAAAGATTTACCGAATGAAGCTGTGGGCGACGAATGAAGTCAGGGCTAAATCCAAGTTCTG GTATTTCTTGAGGAAGCTGAAGAAGGTGAAGAAAAGTAATGGCCAAGTTCTCGCGATTAACGAG ATATTTGAGAGGAAACCAACAAAGATCAAGAACTACGGTGTCTGGCTGCGGTACCAGAGCAGAACAGGTTACCACAACATGTACAAGGAGTACAGGGACACCACTCTGAATGGTGCCGTGGAGCAGATGTACAATGAGATGGCATCCCGCCACAGAGTCAGGCAGCACTGCATCCAGATCATCAAGACAGCCACCATACCTTCCAAGCTGTGTAAGCGTGAAAGCACCAAGCAATTCCATGACTCAAAAATCAAGTTCCCTCTCGTCTTCAAGAAAGTTAGGCCCCCTTCCAGAAAGTTGAAGACTACCTACAAGGCTTCCCGCCCTAATCTTTTCAAGTAG